A DNA window from Ipomoea triloba cultivar NCNSP0323 chromosome 10, ASM357664v1 contains the following coding sequences:
- the LOC116033255 gene encoding uncharacterized protein LOC116033255, protein MVGDAKRRRSMRLQAVRDERIGNTGQYESVMVGSGSSSDDDFETSAQEFGDMAEMGLTPEEEAMYPTIKTRGTTRQLLRAVTNLKARQRQAVREIGFGHLLNLGIRETPQRLGHWLVTNFNPSDLTLTVQGDRKIQIGKEDVAACLGLPMGGVPITVRGKREVGPMLREWRCKLGCPEGNITPTEVCDALLGDEIGGDWFKRHFSVIVATTLIESNQNGNANQQILHMLDDVVQIENLDWCGYLLQSLVHTHADWLQHKVQKYTGPIVFLTILYMDRVVFGSRGVPRFYPALRGWTTKLLNHRQLQEIKGGGFGMGDIDVPLRPGAPTVLDGLSHHVPGRMDQASEEQSFIARLVDKVKALAAAVVEIAEIVRHAPPEVTLDESFKQMLEVVHILLGLREVPPSDNAFWAKLENLEGSEVIKKAIEMRQVLRDMPSFSPGLTQDVKMPDSTDIKANLENLEGSEVINKAIEMRQALRDMPSFSPGLTQDVKMPDSTDINGDVREFATAATTLAALDEGHPAEESVEEVLADVEVCPTSPFQFKAQQESPQDTPGPGVMTHTK, encoded by the exons ATGGTCGGAGACGCAAAGAGACGACGCTCGATGAGGCTCCAAGCCGTACGCGACGAGCGCATAG GGAATACTGGCCAGTATGAGTCCGTTATGGTAGGCTCAGGCTCAAGCTCGGACGATGATTTCGAAACATCTGCACAGGAGTTTGGTGACATGGCGGAGATGGGGCTCACACCGGAGGAGGAGGCCATGTATCCGACTATTAAGACACGTGGCACCACCAGGCAACTCTTGAGAGCAGTGACTAATCTCAAAGCACGGCAACGCCAGGCAGTGAGGGAAATCGGTTTTGGCCATCTTCTGAATTTGGGAATCAGGGAAACTCCACAACGGCTAGGCCACTGGTTGGTCACTAACTTCAATCCATCCGACCTGACATTGACGGTTCAAGGCGATAGAAAGATTCAGATTGGCAAGGAGGATGTTGCTGCGTGTCTTGGACTTCCCATGGGTGGAGTTCCAATCACCGTACGGGGGAAACGGGAGGTCGGTCCAATGCTGCGTGAGTGGAGGTGTAAATTAGGTTGTCCAGAAGGCAATATTACACCTACAGAGGTGTGTGATGCTTTACTGGGAGACGAAATCGGTGGTGATTGGTTTAAGCGCCATTTCTCCGTTATCGTGGCTACCACGCTAATTGAGAGCAACCAGAACGGGAATGCTAATCAGCAGATACTTCACATGCTCGATGATGTGGTGCAGATTGAGAATCTGGATTGGTGTGGTTACCTGCTTCAGTCCTTGGTGCACACCCATGCTGACTGGTTGCAGCATAAGGTCCAGAAATATACTGGACCCATAGTGTTCCTTACT ATCCTATACATGGATCGCGTGGTGTTTGGCAGCCGGGGTGTTCCTAGGTTTTATCCAGCACTGAGGGGATGGACCACTAAACTTCTGAATCACCGGCAACTCCAAGAGATAAAGGGTGGGGGATTTGGGATGGGCGACATTGACGTGCCGTTGAGGCCAGGTGCACCAACGGTGCTTGATGGTCTCTCACATCATGTACCAGGGCGTATGGACCAAGCTAGTGAGGAGCAG AGTTTTATTGCTCGGTTAGTTGACAAAGTAAAAGCACTTGCTGCTGCTGTGGTGGAAATCGCAGAAATTGTGAGACATGCCCCCCCAGAGGTTACATTAGACGAGAGTTTCAAGCAAATGTTGGAGGTAGTGCATATACTGTTGGGGTTGAGGGAAGTTCCTCCAAGTGACAATGCCTTTTGGGCCAAACTAGAGAACCTCGAAGGGTCGGAGGTAATAAAGAAAGCTATTGAGATGAGGCAAGTCCTTAGAGACATGCCTAGTTTTAGCCCGGGTCTGACCCAAGACGTCAAGATGCCTGACTCAACAGACATCAAGGCCAACCTAGAGAACCTCGAAGGGTCGGAGGTAATAAACAAAGCTATTGAGATGAGGCAAGCCCTTAGAGACATGCCTAGTTTTAGCCCGGGTCTGACACAAGACGTCAAGATGCCTGACTCAACAGACATCAATGGGGACGTCAGGGAGTTCGCAACTGCTGCCACGACATTAGCGGCGTTGGACGAAGGACATCCTGCCGAGGAAAGCGTGGAGGAAGTATTGGCAGATGTTGAG GTTTGTCCAACATCACCATTCCAATTCAAAGCTCAGCAGGAATCACCGCAGGACACCCCTGGCCCTGGTGTTATGACGCACACTAAATAG